In one window of Ruminococcus hominis DNA:
- a CDS encoding VirB6/TrbL-like conjugal transfer protein, CD1112 family has product MFSQIFDAIEEWMRELLTGMITSNLDTMFTDVNQKTGEIATQVGQTPQGWNGSIFSMIRNLSDSVIMPIAGIIITLVLCYELISMLTERNNMHDIDTWMFFKYFVKMWIAVYLVSNTFTITMAVFDVGQHVVNSAAGVITGSTAIDISSALTDLSTTLESMEIGELVVLALETLIAGFCMRILSVLITVIMYGRMIEIYLYTSVAPIPFATMSNREWGQIGTNYFRGLFALAFQAFLMMVCVAIYAVLVAGIQYSDNLSSSLFGVMAYTVILCYSLFKTASLSKSIFNAH; this is encoded by the coding sequence ATGTTCAGTCAGATTTTTGATGCGATTGAGGAATGGATGAGGGAACTCTTAACCGGGATGATCACTTCCAACCTGGACACGATGTTTACTGATGTCAATCAAAAGACTGGTGAGATCGCTACCCAGGTTGGACAGACCCCGCAAGGGTGGAACGGCAGCATATTCAGTATGATCCGGAACTTATCGGATTCCGTGATCATGCCGATCGCAGGTATTATTATCACACTCGTACTCTGCTACGAATTGATTTCTATGCTGACCGAGCGCAACAACATGCATGATATTGATACCTGGATGTTTTTCAAGTACTTCGTAAAAATGTGGATTGCTGTTTATCTGGTGAGTAACACCTTTACGATCACAATGGCGGTATTCGACGTGGGCCAGCACGTAGTTAATTCTGCGGCCGGTGTTATCACAGGAAGTACCGCCATTGATATTTCTTCGGCATTGACGGATCTTTCCACAACCCTGGAAAGTATGGAAATCGGAGAACTTGTTGTATTGGCGCTGGAAACCCTTATCGCCGGCTTCTGTATGAGAATCCTGTCTGTACTGATCACAGTGATCATGTATGGACGTATGATAGAGATTTACCTATATACCTCAGTTGCGCCGATTCCATTTGCAACTATGAGTAACAGAGAATGGGGACAGATCGGCACGAATTATTTCAGAGGACTCTTTGCCCTGGCTTTCCAGGCATTTCTGATGATGGTATGCGTTGCAATCTATGCAGTGCTTGTTGCAGGTATCCAGTATTCAGATAATCTGAGTTCTTCATTATTTGGCGTTATGGCTTACACAGTGATCTTATGTTACAGCCTCTTTAAGACGGCCTCTTTAAGTAAGTCGATATTCAACGCGCACTAA
- a CDS encoding CD1108 family mobile element protein: MTRDGLTEENLRDGSVKDISHRSRGRPENKEEFVPERERKKAENEDSKSGKGKRLQMEKIRKSSARQEAVEDTVEVTPEEKVSGYRKKLHRYEKIPDDDNNLNSQKKSIRKKQLQKQMTKEQAKAGRLSFDDEGNQMVKGAGMKPGGTAGKYIATQAVISGIKAVSPEEEETDENAGVESARLVERETEDALRGLRHAQIRSKRTDVKTHRRGYREATVEKKLKFGSAESMEGVKNAETVKKAEQKRHFYNRFFQKKRYKDAYRAARAGKSADSLGGATTIAGVENMTVKAKIALKEIIKRNRAMFAGIGIFALLFLVISVSLGSCSASIEGAGSVIGITTYPSSDEDIYAAENRYAALESALNQQINEMERRHPNYDEYQYNIAEIGHNPYHLISYLTAKYGDWTYSDVENELQALFEAQYHLNTEGRTETVTETRNVRVGESLGQVVTSGYCNCRICCGVWSGGPTASGAYPTANHTIAVDASNPFVPIGTKVVMNGVEYTVEDTGAFARYGVQFDVYYDNHAAASAHGHQTWEAYIADDNGSQEVTVTSTSTKKILYVTLTNGSFDAVARANLNAEQLIIYNALNTTYGNRNYLWDVNNVTSGSGGNGMSYEIPPEALQDEEFARMIREAEKYLGVPYVWGGYSPSGFDCSGFVSYVLNHCGNGWNYGRLTAEGLRGVCTYVSPGEAKPGDLIFFQGTYNTSGASHVGIYVGNNMMIHCGDPIHYSNISTSYWQQHFMCFGRLP, translated from the coding sequence ATGACCAGGGATGGTTTGACAGAAGAAAATCTTCGTGATGGTAGTGTAAAAGATATCAGTCACAGGAGTCGAGGACGACCGGAAAATAAGGAAGAATTTGTTCCTGAACGGGAACGGAAAAAGGCTGAGAATGAAGATTCAAAATCAGGAAAAGGAAAACGACTGCAGATGGAGAAAATCCGTAAATCTTCTGCCAGGCAGGAAGCTGTTGAGGATACAGTTGAAGTTACACCGGAAGAAAAAGTATCCGGATATCGAAAGAAACTGCATCGTTATGAAAAAATCCCGGATGATGATAATAATCTGAACAGCCAAAAGAAATCCATTCGGAAGAAACAGTTGCAAAAACAGATGACCAAAGAACAAGCAAAAGCCGGAAGATTATCTTTTGATGATGAAGGAAATCAGATGGTGAAAGGTGCTGGCATGAAACCGGGAGGGACAGCCGGGAAATACATTGCTACACAAGCTGTTATATCTGGCATAAAAGCAGTCTCTCCCGAAGAGGAAGAAACAGATGAAAATGCAGGTGTGGAAAGTGCCAGACTTGTAGAGCGTGAAACAGAAGATGCGTTACGTGGTCTGCGTCATGCTCAGATCCGAAGCAAACGAACGGATGTGAAAACCCATCGCAGAGGTTATCGTGAGGCTACCGTAGAAAAGAAACTGAAATTTGGTTCTGCAGAAAGTATGGAAGGAGTCAAGAATGCAGAAACGGTAAAGAAAGCCGAACAAAAGAGACATTTCTATAACCGCTTCTTCCAGAAAAAACGATATAAGGATGCTTACCGAGCAGCCAGAGCCGGAAAATCCGCTGACAGTCTGGGTGGAGCAACAACCATTGCCGGTGTTGAGAACATGACGGTAAAAGCAAAGATCGCCTTGAAAGAGATCATAAAGCGTAATCGTGCCATGTTCGCAGGCATCGGTATTTTTGCGCTTCTTTTTCTAGTCATTTCAGTATCTCTGGGGAGCTGCAGTGCTTCTATCGAGGGAGCTGGATCTGTGATCGGTATTACAACGTATCCAAGTTCAGACGAGGATATCTATGCTGCCGAAAACAGATATGCTGCTTTGGAAAGTGCCTTGAACCAGCAGATTAATGAGATGGAACGAAGACATCCGAATTATGACGAGTATCAGTACAACATTGCTGAGATTGGTCATAATCCATACCATCTTATCTCGTATCTTACTGCAAAATATGGGGACTGGACGTACTCAGATGTTGAAAATGAACTGCAAGCTCTTTTTGAAGCACAATATCATCTGAATACGGAAGGTCGAACAGAAACGGTGACAGAAACCAGAAATGTTCGAGTCGGAGAATCATTGGGACAGGTAGTGACCAGTGGATATTGTAACTGTCGAATCTGCTGTGGTGTATGGTCAGGCGGACCAACTGCCAGTGGTGCATATCCAACTGCAAACCATACCATTGCCGTAGATGCTTCCAATCCGTTTGTGCCGATTGGCACTAAGGTAGTAATGAATGGTGTGGAATACACAGTTGAGGATACCGGAGCCTTTGCAAGATATGGTGTGCAGTTTGACGTTTACTATGATAACCATGCTGCAGCCTCTGCTCATGGACACCAGACCTGGGAAGCCTATATCGCAGATGACAATGGCAGTCAGGAAGTAACGGTTACCAGTACAAGCACTAAGAAGATTCTATATGTGACACTGACAAATGGAAGCTTTGATGCTGTGGCAAGAGCCAATCTGAATGCAGAGCAGCTGATTATTTACAATGCATTAAATACGACCTATGGAAACAGAAATTATCTGTGGGATGTAAACAATGTGACCAGTGGATCAGGCGGTAATGGAATGAGTTATGAGATTCCACCGGAAGCACTGCAGGATGAAGAATTTGCCCGGATGATCCGAGAAGCAGAAAAATATCTGGGAGTACCTTATGTATGGGGTGGCTACTCTCCATCTGGATTTGACTGCTCAGGTTTCGTATCCTATGTCCTTAACCATTGTGGTAATGGATGGAACTATGGACGATTGACCGCAGAAGGATTAAGAGGCGTATGTACTTATGTATCACCGGGAGAAGCAAAACCAGGAGATCTGATTTTCTTCCAGGGAACGTATAACACATCCGGTGCAAGCCATGTGGGTATCTATGTCGGTAACAATATGATGATCCATTGCGGGGATCCGATCCATTACTCAAATATCAGCACATCCTACTGGCAGCAACATTTCATGTGCTTTGGAAGACTGCCATAA
- a CDS encoding DUF4315 family protein has protein sequence MNKKIKKYLDEIAKTEKKIADLQQYLRGVQAALKQEEDNEMIRCIRGMKMDNDQLYDLLDGIQSGKVKFQVSRESDDEGSGSFVFTEENKEEYQNGEMEENE, from the coding sequence TTGAATAAAAAGATTAAAAAATATCTGGATGAGATTGCCAAGACAGAGAAAAAGATCGCGGATCTGCAGCAATATCTTAGGGGTGTCCAGGCTGCATTAAAGCAGGAAGAGGACAATGAGATGATCAGGTGCATCCGTGGTATGAAGATGGATAATGATCAGTTATATGATCTTTTGGATGGTATCCAGAGTGGAAAAGTTAAATTTCAGGTAAGCAGGGAGTCTGACGATGAAGGTTCAGGCTCCTTTGTATTCACAGAAGAAAATAAGGAGGAATATCAGAATGGTGAAATGGAAGAAAATGAATAA
- a CDS encoding VirB4-like conjugal transfer ATPase, CD1110 family, whose translation MRKKKNKKTVADTGYKKVDRKEKKKKEKQEEKRRQKKLSVQQSIAYKEMGRDGICRVQGKTYSKCIRFYDINYQLAQNEDKNAIFENWCDFLNYFDASIHFQLSFINHKSSMKEFEQVIRIRPQEDAFDDVRMEYAKMLKQQLAKGNNGLVKSKYITFSIEADNIREAKPKLERIESDILNNFKILGVPAYPLNGVERLQILYETFNPDIMTDFQFDYGSMIRTGLNTKDYVAPTSFVFKDRNTFRMGNTIGAVSYLQILAPELTDKMLAEFLDIDKNLIVNLHVQSVDQMKAIKLVKSKVTDINRMKIEEQKKAVRAGYDMDIIPSDLNTYGGEAKRLLEDLQSRNERMFLVTALFLNTAKTKQALDNAIFQTAGIAQKYNCVLKRLDYQQEEGLMSSVPLGVNHIPIKRALTTTSTAIFVPFTTQELFMAGESLYYGLNALSNNMIMVDRKKLKNPNGLILGTPGSGKSFAAKREITNAFFVTKDDIIIGDPEGEYYPLVHALGGQVVHISPTSKDYINPMDINMDYSDDDNPLGVKSDFVLSLCELIMGSRDGIEAEEKSVIDRCLPLVYQKYFADPKPENMPVLGDLYDCLRKQKEPQAQRIATALEIYVNGSLKVFNHRTNVELNNRIVCFDIKELGKQLKKIGMLIVQDQVWNRVTINRGIKSTRYYIDEFHLLLKEEQTAAYSVEIWKRFRKWGGIPSGITQNIKDLLASREIENIFENSDFILMLNQAAGDRQILAKQLNISPYQLSYVTNSGEGEGLLFYGTTIIPFKDKFDKNLKLYSLMTTKPEEVEKREKEMEAEKHEGNR comes from the coding sequence TTGCGAAAAAAGAAAAATAAGAAAACTGTCGCAGATACCGGATACAAAAAAGTAGACAGAAAAGAGAAAAAGAAAAAGGAAAAGCAGGAGGAAAAACGCAGGCAGAAAAAACTGTCTGTTCAGCAGTCGATCGCTTATAAGGAAATGGGAAGAGATGGAATCTGCAGGGTACAGGGAAAAACGTATTCTAAGTGCATCCGCTTCTATGACATCAACTACCAGCTGGCTCAGAACGAAGATAAAAATGCAATCTTTGAAAACTGGTGTGATTTCCTCAATTACTTTGATGCCAGTATCCATTTTCAGCTGAGCTTTATCAACCATAAGAGCAGCATGAAGGAGTTTGAGCAGGTCATCCGGATCCGACCACAGGAGGATGCTTTTGATGATGTCCGTATGGAATACGCAAAGATGTTGAAACAGCAGCTGGCAAAAGGAAACAACGGTCTGGTGAAGTCAAAATATATCACCTTTTCCATCGAAGCGGATAATATCCGGGAAGCAAAGCCAAAGCTGGAACGTATTGAATCAGATATCCTGAACAACTTCAAGATCCTTGGAGTTCCAGCCTATCCATTGAATGGAGTGGAAAGATTGCAGATTTTGTATGAGACTTTCAATCCGGATATCATGACAGACTTCCAGTTTGATTATGGTTCCATGATCCGTACTGGACTCAATACCAAAGATTATGTGGCACCGACCAGTTTTGTATTCAAGGACAGAAATACATTCCGTATGGGAAATACCATCGGAGCAGTCTCTTATTTACAGATCCTGGCACCAGAGCTTACAGATAAAATGCTGGCAGAATTTCTGGATATTGATAAGAATCTCATCGTCAACCTGCATGTCCAGTCTGTGGATCAGATGAAGGCAATCAAGCTGGTAAAAAGCAAAGTGACGGATATCAACCGTATGAAAATCGAAGAACAGAAAAAAGCAGTCCGGGCCGGATACGATATGGATATCATTCCATCGGATCTGAACACGTATGGCGGAGAAGCTAAGCGTCTGTTAGAAGACCTGCAGTCACGAAATGAGCGTATGTTCCTTGTAACAGCGCTCTTTTTAAATACAGCAAAGACCAAACAGGCACTGGACAATGCCATCTTCCAGACTGCCGGAATTGCACAGAAATACAACTGTGTACTGAAACGTCTGGACTATCAGCAGGAAGAAGGACTGATGAGCAGTGTTCCGCTGGGAGTCAATCATATCCCCATCAAACGTGCACTGACCACGACCAGCACTGCTATCTTCGTACCGTTTACCACTCAGGAACTTTTTATGGCAGGAGAATCCCTGTATTACGGATTAAATGCACTCAGCAACAACATGATTATGGTGGATCGTAAAAAGCTGAAAAACCCGAATGGACTAATCCTTGGTACACCTGGATCCGGTAAATCCTTTGCTGCAAAAAGAGAAATCACCAACGCTTTCTTTGTCACGAAGGATGACATTATCATCGGAGATCCGGAGGGTGAGTATTATCCACTGGTCCATGCACTTGGCGGACAGGTCGTACACATTTCACCGACCAGTAAGGATTATATCAATCCGATGGATATCAATATGGATTATTCCGATGATGACAATCCACTTGGTGTAAAATCCGATTTCGTCCTGTCCTTATGTGAGCTGATCATGGGAAGCAGGGATGGCATTGAAGCGGAAGAAAAATCCGTGATCGATCGTTGTCTTCCACTGGTGTATCAGAAGTACTTTGCAGATCCAAAACCGGAAAATATGCCGGTCCTCGGTGATCTGTATGACTGCCTTAGAAAACAGAAAGAACCACAGGCCCAGAGGATTGCAACAGCACTGGAAATCTATGTAAATGGATCACTGAAAGTGTTCAATCATAGAACCAACGTGGAACTGAATAACCGTATTGTCTGCTTTGACATTAAGGAACTTGGAAAGCAGCTGAAGAAAATCGGAATGCTCATCGTCCAGGATCAGGTATGGAACAGAGTTACGATCAACCGTGGCATCAAATCTACCAGGTACTATATCGATGAATTCCACCTTCTGCTCAAAGAAGAACAGACAGCAGCTTATTCTGTAGAAATCTGGAAGAGATTCAGAAAATGGGGTGGTATTCCAAGTGGTATCACCCAGAATATCAAAGATCTTCTTGCCAGCAGGGAAATTGAAAATATCTTTGAGAACAGTGATTTTATCCTGATGCTGAACCAGGCGGCAGGTGACAGACAGATCCTCGCAAAACAGCTGAATATTTCCCCATATCAGTTGTCCTATGTGACGAATTCCGGGGAAGGAGAAGGACTTCTTTTCTATGGAACAACAATTATTCCATTTAAGGACAAGTTCGATAAGAACTTGAAACTGTACAGTTTGATGACTACAAAACCGGAAGAAGTTGAAAAACGAGAGAAAGAAATGGAGGCGGAAAAGCATGAAGGAAATCGATAA
- a CDS encoding recombinase family protein, whose product MLRQTNQQPITALYPRLSHEDELQGESNSISNQKRILETYAKQNGFSNLRWYTDDGYSGANFQRPGFQAMLADIEAGKVGTVIVKDMSRLGRNYLQVGMYTEMIFPQKGVRFIAINDGVDSAQGDNDFAPLRNIFNEWLVRDTSKKIRAVKRSKGMSGKPITSKPVYGYLMDEDENFIIDEEAAPVVKQIYNLCLAGNGPTKIARMLTEQQIPTPGTLEYRRTGSTRRYHPGYECKWATNTVVHILENREYTGCLVNFKTEKLSYKVKHSVENPPEKQVIFENHHEPIIDTQTWERVQELRKQRKRPNRYDEVGLFSGILFCADCGSVMYQQRYQTDKRKQDCYICGNYKKRTHDCTAHFIRTDLLTAGVLSNLRKVTSYAAKHEARFMKLLIEQNEDGGKRRNAAKKKELEAAEKRIAELSAIFKRLYEDSVTGRISDERFTELSADYEAEQRELKERAAAIQAELSKAQEATVNAEKFMNVVRRHTSFEELTPTLLREFVEKIVVHECSYDENKTRRQDIEIYYSFVGKVDLPE is encoded by the coding sequence TTCCATTTCCAATCAGAAGCGTATCCTTGAAACCTATGCGAAGCAGAACGGCTTTTCCAATCTGCGCTGGTACACGGACGACGGTTATTCTGGTGCGAACTTTCAAAGACCCGGTTTTCAAGCCATGCTTGCGGACATTGAAGCCGGAAAAGTCGGGACAGTTATCGTAAAGGATATGTCGAGGTTAGGGCGAAACTACCTGCAAGTGGGAATGTACACGGAAATGATTTTCCCACAGAAAGGCGTCCGCTTCATCGCTATCAATGACGGAGTGGACAGCGCACAGGGCGACAATGACTTTGCCCCGCTGCGGAATATCTTTAACGAATGGCTGGTGAGAGATACGAGCAAGAAAATACGGGCGGTAAAACGCTCAAAAGGCATGAGTGGCAAGCCCATCACAAGCAAGCCTGTGTATGGCTACCTCATGGACGAGGACGAAAATTTCATCATTGACGAGGAAGCTGCACCCGTAGTCAAGCAGATATACAACCTCTGTCTTGCCGGGAATGGTCCGACCAAGATAGCCCGTATGCTCACAGAGCAGCAAATCCCCACGCCGGGAACGCTGGAATACCGCAGGACGGGCAGCACCCGCCGCTACCACCCCGGCTATGAGTGCAAGTGGGCGACCAATACCGTAGTGCATATCCTTGAAAACCGGGAATACACAGGCTGTCTGGTAAATTTCAAGACAGAAAAACTTTCTTACAAAGTCAAGCACAGTGTAGAAAATCCCCCGGAAAAGCAAGTGATTTTCGAGAACCACCACGAGCCTATCATAGACACCCAGACATGGGAACGGGTGCAGGAGCTTCGCAAACAGCGCAAACGCCCAAACCGCTATGATGAAGTGGGTTTGTTCTCCGGCATACTGTTCTGTGCGGACTGCGGCAGCGTGATGTATCAGCAGCGATACCAGACGGACAAGCGCAAGCAGGACTGTTATATCTGCGGCAACTACAAGAAACGCACCCATGACTGTACGGCGCACTTTATCCGCACCGACCTCTTGACCGCTGGTGTACTCTCCAATCTGCGGAAAGTGACCAGCTATGCGGCAAAGCATGAAGCCCGGTTTATGAAACTCTTGATTGAGCAGAACGAGGACGGGGGCAAACGCAGGAACGCCGCCAAGAAAAAGGAACTGGAAGCCGCCGAGAAACGCATAGCCGAGTTATCCGCTATCTTCAAGCGGCTGTATGAGGACAGCGTGACCGGGCGCATATCAGACGAGCGTTTCACAGAACTGTCGGCAGACTATGAAGCAGAACAACGGGAGCTGAAAGAAAGAGCCGCTGCTATCCAAGCGGAGCTTTCCAAAGCACAGGAAGCCACCGTGAACGCAGAAAAGTTTATGAATGTTGTCCGGCGGCATACCAGCTTTGAAGAACTTACCCCTACTCTGCTGCGGGAGTTTGTAGAGAAAATCGTTGTGCATGAGTGCAGCTATGACGAGAACAAGACCCGCAGACAGGACATTGAGATTTATTATTCTTTTGTTGGCAAGGTGGACTTGCCCGAATAA
- a CDS encoding CD1107 family mobile element protein: MVKWKKMNKKMAGLLLGVMMLFTASTTAFAYVDESAEASKVETTQTEQSTDKEEKKDEATNTNEVLPEDGTDQGTAFTTPGNGEVKDDITDDSTKEFLTVTTKNNNTFYIVIDRSATSQNVYMLSQIDENDLSEFLDKDSTAAVVTPQPDTSKVVLDETNNEDVDKEATIDPEKTASAKTNMGAMATILILALGGVAAYYYFKIYKPKKEEDEDDQPEGLETGGLEEVPDEEESEDEDFEENEK; the protein is encoded by the coding sequence ATGGTGAAATGGAAGAAAATGAATAAGAAAATGGCAGGACTGCTGTTGGGAGTCATGATGCTTTTTACAGCATCAACCACAGCATTTGCCTATGTGGATGAATCAGCAGAGGCATCCAAAGTAGAGACAACTCAGACGGAACAGTCAACAGACAAAGAAGAGAAAAAGGACGAGGCGACAAACACAAACGAGGTGCTGCCAGAAGATGGAACAGACCAGGGAACTGCATTTACGACACCTGGCAATGGTGAAGTCAAGGATGACATTACCGATGATTCCACAAAGGAATTTCTTACGGTTACAACGAAGAATAACAACACTTTCTATATCGTGATCGACCGCAGTGCCACATCCCAGAATGTCTATATGTTATCTCAGATTGATGAGAATGATCTGTCCGAGTTTCTGGATAAAGACAGTACAGCTGCTGTTGTAACACCACAGCCGGATACATCGAAGGTTGTGCTGGATGAGACAAATAATGAGGATGTAGACAAGGAAGCTACCATTGATCCGGAGAAAACAGCATCTGCAAAAACCAATATGGGTGCAATGGCAACAATCCTGATTTTGGCTCTCGGCGGCGTGGCAGCTTACTACTACTTCAAGATCTATAAACCTAAAAAAGAGGAAGATGAGGATGATCAGCCGGAAGGTTTGGAAACAGGTGGACTGGAAGAAGTTCCGGATGAGGAAGAGTCTGAAGACGAAGATTTTGAAGAAAATGAAAAATAA
- a CDS encoding PrgI family protein has protein sequence MAYVSVPKDLTKVKNKVAFNLTKRQLICIGIGAAMGIPSYFLLRNVMGNSNAATVMVLLMLPAFLFAMYEKDGMHLEDVLMHMIRVKFLRPPVRKYETENYYETDPEQIKQSPDTGKLKGGKTVAKKEK, from the coding sequence ATGGCATATGTCAGCGTACCGAAAGATTTAACGAAGGTAAAGAATAAAGTAGCATTTAACCTGACCAAAAGACAGCTGATCTGTATCGGTATAGGTGCTGCAATGGGAATTCCAAGCTATTTCCTCTTGCGTAATGTGATGGGAAATAGTAATGCAGCAACGGTCATGGTGCTTTTGATGTTACCGGCATTTTTATTTGCCATGTACGAAAAAGACGGGATGCATCTGGAAGATGTTCTGATGCATATGATCCGGGTGAAGTTTCTTCGTCCACCCGTTAGAAAATATGAAACTGAAAACTATTATGAGACAGATCCGGAACAGATCAAGCAGTCTCCGGATACAGGAAAACTGAAAGGAGGAAAAACGGTTGCGAAAAAAGAAAAATAA